CTCTGCGAATGTTTCTAACTGCTACTTTTGCTTCTTCACTATACTTTTTAACGAGCTTTACTAACTCTTTACGTCTCTCTTCTGTTAGAGCAGGAATCGTTAAGCGGATAACATTACCATCGTTAGTAGGAGTAATCCCGAGATCGGACTTTAAAATTGCTTTTTCAATATCACCGATTGACGATTTATCATAAGGTGTTACAACTAACATTCTCGCCTCAGGTACATTAATGGACGCAAGCTGATTAACTGGTGTTGGTGCTCCGTAATAATCTACTGAGATTTTATCTAAAAGTGACGCATTTGCGCGACCTGCACGAATAGAAGCTAAATCACGCTGATATGACCCATGTGCTTTTTCCATTCTTTGTTTTGCATTATTAATTGCCGTTGACATTAATTATTTCCCCCTCACAATAGTTCCAATTTTTTCTCCTACCACTACTTTTTTAATATTCCCTTCTTCCATAATTGAGAATACTATAAGTGGAATATCATTGTCCATACATAATGATGATGCGGTTGAATCCATAACAGCTAACCCATCTTTTAATACATCTAAGTATGAAAGTTCTTGAAATTTAACAGCTGATTGATCTTTTTTCGGATCAGCTGTATATACACCATCAACATTGTTTTTAGCCATTAAGATGACATCCGCTTCAATTTCAGCGGCTCTAAGGGCTGCTGTTGTATCAGTTGAAAAATAAGGGTTACCTGTACCAGAAGCGAAAATCACAACGCGTTTCTTTTCTAAATGTCTGATCGCTTTTCTTCTGATATAAGGTTCTGCTACTTGACGCATTTCAATTGAAGTTTGAACTCTTGTTTGAATTCCTAAATTCTCTAAGCTATCTTGAAGTGCCAATGAATTCATTACAGTTGCCAACATTCCCATATAATCAGCTGTTGCTCGATCCATCCCCATCTCACTGCCTATTTTCCCGCGCCAAATATTACCTCCGCCTACGACGACCGCTACTTCTACGCCTAATTCCTGGATTTCTTTCACTTGTCTAGCAATCGATTGTATGACAGCGGGGTTTATTCCAAAACCTTCCTCACCAGCTAAAGCCTCTCCGCTAAGTTTCAATACAATACGGTTATATTTAGGTTTACTCATGGCTACCTCCATAATATGTATTCATTGAAATTCCCATTTGTTTATGTATGTGGTCAATGACAGAGTAATAATACTACCACCTATCTTTTAAAATAGGGAACACAAATGTGTTCCCTACATTTAAACCTTATTATATCACTTATGTAAATTTTTTTTACACAAGTTCAAGTCAACGAACCTTATTTTTTAACTTGATTCATTACTTCTTCAGCAAAGTTATCTTGGCGCTTTTCGATTCCTTCTCCTACTTCATAGCGAATAAAGGACTTGACAGTAGCTCCTTTAGATTCAACAAATTTTCCTACTTTTTCATCTGGGTTTTTGACAAAACTTTGATCAAGTAAGCAAATTTCTTCGAAAAATTTATTCAAACGACCTTCAACCATTTTAGCGACAATTTTTTCTGGTTTACCTTCGTTTAATGCTTGCTGTGTCAATACTTCACGCTCACGCTCAATTTCCTCAGCAGACACTTTATCTCTAGTAATATACTTTGGATTTACAGCTGCAACATGCATTGCTACATCTTTTGCAACTTCTTCATCCTCAGTTCCCTCAAGTACTGTTAAAACGCCGATTCGTCCACCCATATGAAGGTAGGCACCAAATGCACCATTTTCAGGTTTAGAAACGATTTCAAAACGACGAAGAGTCAGCTTTTCTCCAATCTTTGCAATAGAAGCAGTAATAAACTCTTCAACTGTCGAACCATTGTTCATTTTAGAAGCAAGTGCATCTTCTAATGAAGCAGGTTTAACCTCAAGAAGGTGATCTGCTAATTCATTCAATAGTTGTTTAAAACCTTCATTTTTCGCAACAAAGTCAGTCTCAGAGTTCACTTCTAAAATAACCGCCTCTGAACCATTTGTTTTAATTAAGGAAGAGCCTTCAGCAGCAATACGGTCTGCCTTTTTAGCAGCTTTTGAAATCCCTTTTTCTCTTAGAAAGTCAATCGCTTTCTCCATATCACCATTTGTTTCAGTTAATGCTTTTTTACAGTCCATCATCCCTGCGCCAGTTTTTTCGCGCAACTCTTTCACCATTTGTGCAGTAATTGCCATGTTTATTTCCTCCTTTTCAATTATACGGTTTAATTGCTTTTGAAAATATAATGTATATTTAATATGTAATTAGTGTTTTAAAAAGGTGATAAAAGAACGATCCTCTTATCACCTTATCATTACCTAATTAAGCAGACGTTTCTTCACCTTGTTTTGCTTCTAAGATTGCATCTGCCATTTTAGAAGTTAACAATTTAACAGCACGAATTGCATCATCGTTAGCTGGAATAACATAATCTATTTCATCTGGATCACAGTTCGTATCGACAATACCTACAATTGGAATGTTTAATTTGTGAGCTTCTGCAACTGCAATGCGTTCTTTTCTTGGATCAATAATGAAAAGTGCATCCGGTAGTTGTTTCATTTCACTGATTCCACCTAAAAACTTCTCTAAGCGATCTTGTTCTTTTTTCAATTGAACAACCTCTTTTTTAGGTAAAACGTCGAAGGTTCCGTCTTCTTCCATTCTGATAATGTCTTTAAGACGTTTAATACGTTTTTGAATCGTATCGAAGTTAGTAAGTGTTCCTCCTAACCAACGTTGGTTAACATAGAACATACCTGCACGGATTGCTTCTTCTTTCACTGAATCTTGAGCTTGT
This portion of the Bacillus carboniphilus genome encodes:
- the frr gene encoding ribosome recycling factor; translation: MSTAINNAKQRMEKAHGSYQRDLASIRAGRANASLLDKISVDYYGAPTPVNQLASINVPEARMLVVTPYDKSSIGDIEKAILKSDLGITPTNDGNVIRLTIPALTEERRKELVKLVKKYSEEAKVAVRNIRRDANDELKKQQKDGEISEDELRGLTEDVQNLTNDFIAKIDDVTKDKEKEILEV
- the pyrH gene encoding UMP kinase; amino-acid sequence: MSKPKYNRIVLKLSGEALAGEEGFGINPAVIQSIARQVKEIQELGVEVAVVVGGGNIWRGKIGSEMGMDRATADYMGMLATVMNSLALQDSLENLGIQTRVQTSIEMRQVAEPYIRRKAIRHLEKKRVVIFASGTGNPYFSTDTTAALRAAEIEADVILMAKNNVDGVYTADPKKDQSAVKFQELSYLDVLKDGLAVMDSTASSLCMDNDIPLIVFSIMEEGNIKKVVVGEKIGTIVRGK
- the tsf gene encoding translation elongation factor Ts encodes the protein MAITAQMVKELREKTGAGMMDCKKALTETNGDMEKAIDFLREKGISKAAKKADRIAAEGSSLIKTNGSEAVILEVNSETDFVAKNEGFKQLLNELADHLLEVKPASLEDALASKMNNGSTVEEFITASIAKIGEKLTLRRFEIVSKPENGAFGAYLHMGGRIGVLTVLEGTEDEEVAKDVAMHVAAVNPKYITRDKVSAEEIEREREVLTQQALNEGKPEKIVAKMVEGRLNKFFEEICLLDQSFVKNPDEKVGKFVESKGATVKSFIRYEVGEGIEKRQDNFAEEVMNQVKK
- the rpsB gene encoding 30S ribosomal protein S2, translating into MSVISMKQLLEAGVHFGHQTRRWNPKMKRYIFTERNGIYIIDLQKTVKKVEEAYDFVKDLAADGGKILFVGTKKQAQDSVKEEAIRAGMFYVNQRWLGGTLTNFDTIQKRIKRLKDIIRMEEDGTFDVLPKKEVVQLKKEQDRLEKFLGGISEMKQLPDALFIIDPRKERIAVAEAHKLNIPIVGIVDTNCDPDEIDYVIPANDDAIRAVKLLTSKMADAILEAKQGEETSA